gtctctgtctctgtctctctctctcactctctctctctctttctctctctctgtatctctttcaCCCAAGTGAGATCATCTGCGTCATCTGGTCTTGCTCTGATTCTACTCAACCTCCCTGTTCCAGTCACACATCACatgatttcatcctttctttgccttatttgttggttgttgttgtttttggggaccacacctggcagtgctcagggctgactcctggctcttgtgctcagggagcactcctggttggccacatgtgaggcgACTGTGGTTCCAGCCCCGGGATCTGGAGTTGAGATCCCCAAATTTGATTCCATCAGTATCAAGCGTGAAGCCACCTGCGGACCTGCGACGTGTGTTCTGGGTCGTGAGTCACAATGCTGCTGCCTTGTTCTGGCAAAACTGAGGCCTAGAGAAGTGGCGTGTGTGACTTATCGTCTGCGTCCCCTACTATTCTTTGGCTTCTGGGGCCGGATGATAGTTTGGGGTGGAGGGAAGtgctggtcttgcatgcagctgaccctggtttgatttctgacacctCCAGCATCCTCTGAACCTTGCCAGGTGTGTACCCTGAGCTCAGGGCCTAGAGTGAACTTTGAGCACTgatccaagagtgatccctgagcactgatctaggagtggtccctgagaagagccaggagtgagcccaaagcccagagctaggagtgaaacctgagcacagccaggagtgagctaaGTGCCCAGAGTCAAGAGTGAGTTccgagcacagaatcaagagtggtcctgagggctggagagagagcatggaggtatggagttgccttgcatgcagaaggtcggtggtttaaatcccggcgtcccccgagcctgccaggagcaatttctgaacatagagccaggagtaacgcctgaatgctgccgagtgtgacccaaacaccaaaaaagaaaagaacaagagtggtcctgagcactgatccaggagtggcccctgaacacagccaggaatgagcccaaagcccaaagccaggagtggtccctgggcCCTGCTGGGTTTAGCCTCCAAATCAAAAGccaaacccaaacaacaacaatatttcTCCACGCCTAACTGCAACCCACATGGCGGCCTCATGTCTCCTTTCTGGAGCGTCTTTCCCTTTCTTGTCTCTCTCACACCCCTGGGCGGaccctcagctctgtgctcagagtgggTGTGGAGGGATGTAGCGATGGCCCCCTCCTCTGTGATGGATGAGGAGCAGAGAAGTCGAGTCACCTGGCCCCACTTCCTGCCCTCCCTGTGTGCCCAAGCTTTGTTTTCTTTGGCCTTGCTCAGTACATTCTGCTGGCCTGGCTTCAGAAAGTAatggatccaacccaggttgactCTCTGGAGGCGGGGACCCTGCCCGGCACTATCTGCCTGGTTTTCTGGGTTCTTCCGGGGACCCCACCCTCCTGCTCCCTGCCCACTCACTCCCTTCCCTGCTCATGGACTCCAGGAGCTGGTTCTTATTCCCAAGCCcagcctccttcctcctccttccttccctccaggcTCGCAGGATCAAGGTCAGGTCCACCCAGCTGGCTCTTCCACTCACTCAGCCACATTCCCGGCCCCGTCACCCACTTTGCCACCTCTCTGGGCAGCACCTGGGTGCTCCTGCACCCTTGTGCTCCTCACCTGGCCAGGCCCTCCACAGACGGACACGTCACCCTCTGCCTTCCCCTCACGCTCTTCCCCCTGTACCATCACCTCAGTCTCCTGAGGTGGGGTTGGGGGCCTTGGGCTCTCCCCTTTGGCCCTTTCTGCACATGGAAATGGGGTGTCTCCTCCTTCCTGCTCCTCCATGACTCTCCAGAACCCTCAAAATCTCCACCTTTCCCCCTTGGGACCTCTGGGGCCCTGGTCCTGCCAGGTGTGAGGCCAAAGCACTGATCCAGGACTGGTCcctaagtacagccaggagtgagtccaaacggtggttcgaaacccggcatcccatatggtcccctgagcctgccaggggctatttctgagcacagagccaggagtaacccctgagcgctgctgggtgtgacccccccaaaaccaaaccaaaccaaaacaaacaaacaaaaaaagagggagtTCACAGCACAAAATCATGGGTAggtcctgagcccagagccaggagtgatttctgagcactgatccaggagtggtccctgaacccTAGCAGATTTAGCCCCTGAATCCAAACCTAACCCAAACGACAATGATATTTCTCCACTCCTAAGTGCAGCCCACATGGCGGTTtcatctctcttctctgtctcgaATCGGCTGGAGCCCCGTGGTCTCCCATGAGACTCACGTCCCTGGGACCCAAGGGGGTCTGTGGGTGCAGAAACATTCCTAGGGGACCAGTTGGGAAAAAGTTAGGGGAGCCTTCCTGGATCCAACTGGGCTGGGGAAATCCAGCCAGGCTAGGAAAAAGGAACTATCATGGAGGACCTGGATTGGGGAGTTGGGTGCCTATTTTTGTAGGCAGCTAATCTGGTTTtaccctggcatctcctatggttcctGAATTCctactggaagtgatccctgagtgcttctgggtgtggccccaaaacacacacacacacacacacacacacacacacacacacacacacacacacacacctggactGCAACTCTAGCTGACTAGGAAAACACTTGTGGCGTGTGTGATGCTGAGTGAGGAAGCAGCGTGATGTTGATTGAATAAAGTCAGCATCAAGGAACTGGGACAAGGACACACTGTCCCCTCAGGCGAGTTAGAAAGACGCAAGCGAGGGCCGGAAGGATAGCtaagtgggtagggagtttgccttgtaagaggccgacctgattttgatccccggcacattatagggtccccccacccccagcctgccaggagtgatttctgagcacagagccaggagtcacccctgaacaccaccagttgtggccccaaaccaaaaccaatcaaCTAAACAGAAAGACACACCAAGGTAATAACTTTGTCAGGCAATTCTTTATAATAGAGGTAATTCTCTTCGTCAAAGACGAAGAATTGAAGCATCTATCTAAAAGCGGAGTTTACTAGGGAGGGGTGCAAGGcgggatttgggggtggggtctgGGATGTCTGGGGAGGGGACCAAGCTCACTGATGGAGCGTGTGGTATTGGAAGGCTACATAGGTGACATTTCACAGGATTGTCACTCATGGTACCTCAAAAAAAACACGGCGCGAGGGgccggagtgagagcacagcggttgggtgggcgtttgccttgaatgcggctgacccggAAGGACCCAGAttgggtccctggcatcccatatgatcccctgagcctgccaggagtgatttctgagagcagagccaggagtaacccctgagcactaccagatatggccccaaaaaccaaacataaaacaaaaatgaaaacaacaacaacaacgacaacaacaaaacccaaaaacatggTTCATGTTTACTGGGTCtccagagaggagggagaaaaccCAGGAGTCCTACAGCCAAGAAGAGAGCCAGGCCCCATTGTAGGGGTCGGGGCTTGCACCCCCTGTTCCCATCCAGCCTCACCCGTGTGGCGAAGACTGTCTTCAGTGTCTCTTCCACTGGAGGAAAATGGCTCCTGGAGAGAAGGCCCTGCTCTAACAGCCTGCGTGCTACGGGGTCCTGCCCAAGCAGCTTTGCTAGAAATCACCTCTCTTTCCCTGATAAAGCATCAGGCAGGGGGTTTTGGGTGTTCAGTGCTGGGATTAGTGGGTCCCATCCCTGAGAGGCCGGATCCTAGCTGTTTTGCTGGGAACACTCCAGTTTGTTTTTATTACACTGACTCAGGGAGAGAGAGCCGGGACCAGCCGGCAGTGGTGTGTGAAACTGTATTTGTGGGACAGGTAGGGGGAAGGCAAGGTGGCGGTCAGAGAGGTTCTGGGGTTTGTTGGCAGGAGGTGCAGATCAGGCCATGCTGTCGATGGTTTTCTGGATCCAGTTGCCATATCTGCAGATGTCAGTGTAGACCCCTGGTTTCTCCTTGGTGCCACAGGGAAGGTTGCCCCAGGATACCAGGCCCCGAAGCCGGCCACCACACACCAGGGGACCTCCAGAGTCGCCctgtggaagagagagagacagagtcagatgCACAGGGAGATGGGGCCAGGTTGGGGGCATGCAAAGAAGAGAGGATGCTTGGATGGAGGAGagaaatgagaggagagagagagagagagagagagagagagagagagagagagagagagagagagagagagagagagagagagagagagagagaagacaatgGCGGGAAACTCAGAAACCTAGAACAAGTTACATGTTGGAGAACAAAACCcagagaagcagagagaaaagTCTTTTTGGGGACTGGGGAGAGAGTTTGGAGGTTTGAAGGGCAGAGAACATGTTTCATAGGCAGGACACCCCAAGTCCTTCTCCAACATCTCTGAGCCTATCCCAAGCTCCGTCataagtggtccctgagcactgagtcaggagtaatccctgagcttcgctgggtttggctcaaaagctaaaaaataaaaggaggaaggaaaaatataaagggagagagaggaaggaagtattggaggaaggaagggaggaagaaaggaaagagggaaggaaggaaacaaaatctGACTTGGAGACAGGAGCAGGAATAGTGGACAGACTTTGGGGTGCTGAGGAAGGCCAGGCCCCACCCACCATATGCCTCTGACtttctagttctttctttttggggtgagatttgggtcacaccttcctggtgctcaaggcttactcctggctcagtattaaagaatcactcctgggtttgCTCAAGGGAtcacgtgggatgccagggatcaaacccgaatgggctttttgcaaggcaaacaccatcttgctgtgctatctcccttcCCAGTACTTTTTCCTCTTTTAAGAGGGTCTCCCAAGTGGTGATGGGGAACTGGGGGCTCTTCATCTCAGTCTCCctcctctctgtgtgtgtgtgtgtgtgtgtgtgtgtgcgggtgCCGGGCTCTGTCCATCTGTCCTTCTGTCCATCTGGGACTCACCCTGCAGGTGTCTGTCCCCATCCACTCGTCCCCGGCGCACACCATGTTCTCGGTGATCCCGCCTGGGTAGGCGAGCTCACACTCCTTCCGGGACACCAGGTGGACGTCGGCACACTGAATCGTGTTGGGTAAGGTTCCTGAGGGTTGGGTGGGGGGAGACAGGGACTGGCTCACTCCAAGCCCACAGGCCCCCACCTCGTCCTCCCCTGGCTTCCTCAGCCCATCCTCTGAGCCCTGCGCGGTGGTCCGCATCCCTCATGGCTGGTTcccctcttctcattttttattctcttcccttcctttattttaggttcatatactgctgtgctcaggggtgactcctgcttctgggctcaaagattattcctggcactgttcaggggtacacatgggatgctggggattgaacccaggtggtccacatgccaggcaaatgaccAATCTacccactgagctctctctccggccccaccaatgACTCTTCTTCAGACTCTGCCTTGGCTAGTCTCATCGTTTATTAGTCCCGCCTTTGTGgtgttccttcctccctcattgGTCCTTCTTGCCCATTGGCTCACCCTGATTGGCTATTGGATAATTCTTCCTACATCTTTGCTTGTTTACTCTTTTTTATAGGCCCCTCATTCAATGGCCTGCTTCTCTGATAGGTCCTTTTGTAGATGGCCTCACCCTCCTTCCCCAATGACTGTCCCTATCGGCTCTTCCATGCATGGTCCACTTTTGGGCCTGTCAGTTCCAGGCTGACTTTCACTGATCCCTGCTGATCCATTGGGTTTGTTCCTTCCCGCTCCTTCTTCTACTCGCTCTACTCCACCATCAACGCATTCCCCACTGGTCCCTCTCTCATCATTTCTCTCTCTACTCCATTCCttttataattctaattttaatttaatttaattaatttttttgtttttgggggagtcacacccggcagctttcaggagttcctcctggctctacgctaagaactCGCTCccggtaggctcaagggaccatatgggatgctgggtttcaaatctgggtctgtcccgagttggctgtgtgcaaggcaaactccctaccgcacTGCTATTTCCCTagcccttaatttttatttttcaatttagttCTGAGTCACatccctcagtgctcagggctaatcctgactctgcactcaggaatcactcctggcaggcttgggggaaccctatgggatgccggggatcgaacctgggtaggccatgtgcaaggcaaatgatctacctcccccactgaactatctctccagccctctctaaCCACATTCTCATTGCAAAACTTCCTACTCTGTAGTtagcttttgtgtgtgtatgtgtggggaagGCCACactaggcggtgctcaggggttactcctggctctgtgctcagaaattgctcctggcaggctcagggaaccatatgggaagccggggatcgaacccgggtccatcctaggtcgacttgtgtgcaaggcaaactccctacctctgagctatcactctagccctattCTGTAGTTTTATCTCTCTTCTTCCACCTATCCTTCCTCCACTCATATCTAGGAGTCATCTGAATCACCCCACTTGGCCTCTCCCCCCACTGGGAATGGCCCCTCACTACTCATTGCCTTTTGACCTATGACCTATGACCtatgactatcccttcacctttGTTCACGCCCTGATCCCATTCCCTATTTGCTCTCCACTCCCAATGACATTCAGGATTCAACAACCATGGATGCACGGGCCATTGGTCATCACCCCCAGCCTAGCCCACCAGCCCCCTAACCCTGGGGTCCCCCCATTACTGACCGTCTGCTGTCAGGCCCCAGCCCAGGATGTGGCAGCTGGTGTGATGGGACGAGCAGCTTTTCTCCAGGCCCAGGGGCTGGATGCGCCCTGACATCCGCACGGGGCGTTCCAGGTGAAGAAGCATGATGTCTTGGTCGTGGGTTTTGGAGTTGTACCCCGGGTGGATCACGGTGTGGATCACTGTGCTCTTCTGCTGCGTCGCCTCCCACTGCTGAAGGTTGTGCTTGCCCAGTAAGACCTGGAGATTGCTGGAGCGAAGGAGGGGCATTCAGTCTCACCCACCTTTTGAGACACCAACTCTCTCCAACAGTGCAGGGAGCAGAGGCCCCCAGGGGCCTTCTGGGTTGCGCCTCTTACTCTGGATCCCAGCCCCAACCTTTCGGGTTGGTCCTGGAGCTCAAGTCTTTAGGTTTTGTTCTGGGCTTGAagccggcattgctcagggttagctcctggctctgggcccaggggttcctcctgggtcataGCTGGtaacagagatcaaacctggtctgctatgtacaaggcaagtgcttaaacCTTCCCTGAACTAACTTTCTGGTCCGCTGGAGATTATTCTTGACTATTTTGGGGGGCTGTGGAGTCTTGAggcacctctggcagtgctcagggagggcTAAATGTTGGGTCAcagatttgaactggggttggcagcatgcaaggcaggtgcattAACCCTTCTACTATTTCTCCAAGGTCCCTatgattctttcttcctttccttcctttatcccattctcttctttctctcctgtctctttttcttctcttccttccatccttcctctttgtccttttctctctttcaattcttttctttcactcttttcctccttcctccccttaccccctttttatttttggtttttaggttacacctagaagtgcgcaggggttacttctggctcttcgctcagaaattggtcctgacaggttcaggggaccatatgggatgtccggattcaaacccaggtccttcctggattggctgcatgcaaggcaagcaccctactactaTGTTATCTCTTCAACATctatccttccctcttttcttccctccttcccttttccctccctccctccctccctccctccctccctccctccctccctccctccctccctccctccctcccttccttccttccttccttccttccttccttccttccttccttccttccttccttccttccttccttccttccttccttccttccttccttccttccttccttccttccttccacatgcCAGGGCTTTAAAAGGAAACATTTATGAACAAAACCACTCACCCCAAGGCTGCCTCTGAGTAACCCCAGAATCAAGCCTAAGACCCCAGACACCCCACCCTCTCCCACCTGCTTCCTATCAGGGCTGCCTGGCCCACTGCTCCCTCAAACGGCTACATCCTCACTTCCTTCTGCTCAGCCTGTGGTCCCCCCAGTCACTCCCACACCCTGGCCAGGGGCTCGTCACCTCTGAACATGCTGAGGGGCCCCCGTCACATCTGTACCCCACATCTTATGGCTATTTTTAACATACACCTTTCGGTGTGCCCAGGTGTTACTCTGGGTCAATGCTCAGGAGGGGggtttggtttgatccccagcactgcaaaggGCCCCCCAAGCCAcctggggtcacttctgagcactgttgggtgtgactcacgGTTTATAGCAGTGGGCAGCGGTGAGGATCCAGCGGGGGTGGATGAGGACCCCCCCACATAGCAGATGTCCTCCGGTGAAGATGGCAGCCTGGAAGGGGTGTGAGTTCCTCTCACAAGGGCCTCCGTGCAGCACCTTGTCCTGCTCCTGGGCCCAGGCTGTGTGTGGGAAGGCGAGGAGGACAAAGAGGGGTTCAGAAAGTAGGTGACCCCGACCCCACTGAGTCACCGAGTCACTGAGACCTTCTCCCCCTACCCTTGCCCCAAACCCACTCCTCAAGCTTCAAGACTTTCAGAACCCCCTTGGCCCCAATCTGGCTCCCCCAAACCAATCTCCCACAGGCCACACAAGCAAACCAGACTCCGAGCCCCTCCTCAGCTGTCTTCTTGGGGTTTCTCTCCTCCCACTGGACCCCCCTGGCTACCCCCAGTTCTGTCACCATTAGCCCCTCCCCTTCCGAACCCCGAAACACACCTGCAGTGCCCAGAGACAGAAACACCAACAACATCTTCATGAGGTACCTAAGGGGACATTCCTGGTCAGAGCTGCCCACTGGTACCTCACCAGGccctcccctgcccccccccccccccccgtgttccCCATCCTGTCCTCCATCCTGCCCCTTTCTTCTGGGGGTGTGTCTGTCCCTCCTTGGGCCCCCAGCTGGCTGGTGCCACTCTCTGGTTTCTGCTCGTTCCCCTCTTCTTGGCCCATCTCTTGAGTCTGAGATCTGGGGtctgggggggtggtggtggtggagagacTCTGAATTCTCCTGTACCCCCAGGCTGGGGTGCTGGGGTGTGGCCACCAGCTTACCTGGATCTCATCCTTCAGGCTGCCTCTCCGAATAGGGGTGCTCAATCCAGATGGAAATAACAGCAGGTGGGAGCAGGATGGAAATTCGGGGTCTCCCCGGGAAATTAGGGCACCAGGGAACCTCAGGGCTCGCAGCCAGCACACCTGAGTCTGCTGGCCTCCTGGACAGCCTTGTCAGGTCCCAGGTGCGCCGGCCTCCTTTTAACCCCTGGGCTCCCCCAAGCCGCACCCCCGGGCAAACAGGGCCGCCCACAAACATTCCTCTGCCCCCACCGGCTGTGACCCCTGACCAGGCTTCAGGGAAGGACCGGGAAGGCCACTGAGCTCTGGGGGCCCCCAGGCCCTGGATTTTTGAGGAAGAGGGAGTGGCTGGCCTGGTTCGGGACACGGGGAGGGCAGTAGGCGGGTGAGGCCCAGTGTCCAGTCTCCCCTCCTGCCCTTGGGGTCCTCTCGGTGGGGTCCAGTGGGGTGGGCCGAGTTTCAAAACCTGGGTAGTCCCCCTGGCCTGCTGACCTGAGTCCCCGGGCACTGTGGCCCCTGGGGGCCTGTGTCACCTAAGTCCTGCTCAGCCCCACCCCGGGCAGGCTGCAGGCCTGGAGCCCAGAGGCGGGACAATGACGCTCTGTCCCCTGGCTGCGCCCAGCGCCGGTGCCAACCTCGGGCAGTGGGCGGCGGCCGAGTCCACAGCTGTGCCCGGTCCCGCTTGGTGCCAGGGCAGTGCCAGCCTGCAGGATGGGCTGGGGTCTCCAAGGGGTCTCCCCGGTTCTgatcttccctctttctttctttctttctttctttctttctttctttctttctttctttctttctttctttctttcttttttctttctttctttctttcttttctttctttctttctttctttctttctttcttttctttctttctttctttctttctttctctctctttctctctttctctctctctttctctctttctctctctctctctttctttctttctttctttctttctttctttctttctttctttctttctttctttctttacttctttccttactttcttctatctttatatctttctttctctctttctttctttttctttctttctttttctttctttctttctttttctttctttctctcttactttctctctttctttccttctttccttccttcttttttctttctcttccttccttccttctttcttttctttctttccttccttcttttctttttctttatttctctctttctttctctctttctctgtctctttctttctctctctttccttctttccttcttttttctctttcttccttctttcttctttcttccttctttctttctctttctttccttctctctctctttctttccttctttcttctttatctctctttctctttccttctttccttcttttttctctttcttccttctttcttctttcttccttctttctttctctttcttttctttctttctttctttctttctttctttcttctttctttctctcttccttccttccttccttcctttcttcc
This window of the Suncus etruscus isolate mSunEtr1 chromosome 14, mSunEtr1.pri.cur, whole genome shotgun sequence genome carries:
- the LOC126028042 gene encoding kallikrein-6-like yields the protein MKMLLVFLSLGTAAWAQEQDKVLHGGPCERNSHPFQAAIFTGGHLLCGGVLIHPRWILTAAHCYKPNLQVLLGKHNLQQWEATQQKSTVIHTVIHPGYNSKTHDQDIMLLHLERPVRMSGRIQPLGLEKSCSSHHTSCHILGWGLTADGTLPNTIQCADVHLVSRKECELAYPGGITENMVCAGDEWMGTDTCRGDSGGPLVCGGRLRGLVSWGNLPCGTKEKPGVYTDICRYGNWIQKTIDSMA